One genomic region from Bacillus sp. SLBN-46 encodes:
- a CDS encoding nucleoside triphosphate pyrophosphohydrolase, giving the protein MPIYNKLVRDLIPHTIESTGKQYSTRILENDEYIKELKNKCFEELQEYVNAESDENALEEIADLLEIIHALANCHGASYDKVEEIRRKKAEKRGAFKEKIFLIEVEDE; this is encoded by the coding sequence ATGCCCATTTATAACAAACTCGTTCGTGATCTCATACCACATACAATTGAAAGTACTGGAAAGCAATATTCAACAAGAATCCTAGAAAACGATGAATACATAAAAGAACTAAAAAACAAGTGCTTTGAAGAACTTCAAGAATATGTAAATGCCGAAAGTGATGAAAATGCTCTTGAAGAGATAGCAGATCTACTTGAGATTATTCATGCCCTAGCTAACTGTCATGGTGCGTCCTATGATAAGGTGGAGGAAATCCGGCGAAAAAAGGCGGAAAAGCGTGGCGCATTCAAAGAAAAAATCTTTTTAATTGAGGTTGAAGATGAGTAA
- a CDS encoding AAA domain-containing protein, with product MWLLLDISKRKEVLQLKDKLIHMRDKLNDISRRNRSIRLLKLYNKWSFDLTELDNLNKLSKEKLSVSIVEQIINQSKNEIILLKPTINNEVSMNLSRKLTDLFRNIKGIEDETGIHDFYLGFPFLSGTLSDGTFFQAPLFLYPLRLEKNNVNAQKWVLKIDEGGSQINRTLFLAFKKLNNLTFTEDFFEQAAEISTNYNYEEWVTFLKSHEMNVSFTPQGIIKLKEYKKEEIPGVAGLTLLENAVIGNFPQGGSSLVKDYEELIILSEESDLSLAGELIEPQDNEIESDGELLETGLGKHSNDPEILNLLQADGSQEEIIKEARYKKGLVVHGPPGTGKSQVIVNLITDALQQQKKVLVVCQKRAALDVVYQRLDGLGLSNHVALVHDEKNDRKKLYAKVGAVLEQNQVSFENAINQLSSTSKKLSSQEELLNSIASALYSYQDFGLRLYDLYGLAKPVEESTQIIDLHEVLPALNKDVLDDISEKAYTYAEWFDRFGDEDFPLKERKTFANFTMKEKLEAIEVLNDVIDKAKRAVEYIDSLDHEKITPGYTWLIESKLDKIYPDLEDGTKRTLQGLRLWWWTSVSGKTIIEELLEGGKFKGTSSSEWLTIKKSLVIMHQLGKVTKEMAEEVEKLKKFLNDSFVNGLKNRISEGDIPLHELDKMVEYIHRDFEELQQMDVFWNNCSELEKKVILLLQKKTVNNELTLSDYWVDLLKNSVYVHWIDQTEKRNPQVQKISTNEFSRIRESFAGLIEEKRKIGTQFLIHNLTKKVDNAQTIYARNIRELKHQVGKKRQVWPLRRLVNEFAGNGLVDIMPVWLASPEIVSSIFPLQEGLFDLVIFDEASQCTVESGIPAVYRAKQVIIAGDEKQLPPSNLFQSSFVNDEDEEEEYDTDDSISLLNLAKRRFSEKLLQWHYRSKYEELINYSNHAFYNGHVQIAPNVVPFKSPPAIKWKKVDGRWINQSNEVEAIEVVKILRDILINQPGKTVGIITFNSKQQSKIQDQIDTLVSEDEEFSSVYNQMLTRDLDERVFVKNIENVQGDERDIILFSIAYAKNEEGKVYNRFGMLNQKGGENRLNVAVTRAKEGITVVSSIEPEELNVANTSQLGPKLLRAYLKYVRAVSNSQVEQINAVVQEVNENVNTHVQDKELHFDSPFEEQVYHQLRKLGYNVTTQVGMSGYRIDMAIVHPHDSSRYILGIECDGAMYHSSANAKERDVYRQRFLESRGWTIERIWSRNWWKNSSAEIERIDQKVKELLRSEGVREKVAK from the coding sequence ATGTGGTTATTATTGGATATTTCCAAGCGAAAAGAGGTCCTACAATTGAAAGACAAGTTAATACATATGAGGGATAAGCTCAATGATATTAGTCGGCGGAATCGCTCGATTCGATTATTGAAGCTTTATAATAAGTGGAGTTTTGATTTAACAGAACTGGACAACTTAAACAAGTTGTCTAAAGAGAAACTAAGTGTATCAATCGTTGAACAGATCATTAATCAATCCAAAAATGAAATTATCTTATTGAAGCCAACGATCAACAATGAAGTCTCAATGAATCTTTCACGGAAATTAACGGATTTGTTTAGAAATATTAAAGGAATTGAAGACGAGACAGGAATACATGATTTCTATTTAGGATTCCCTTTTTTATCAGGAACCTTATCAGACGGGACTTTTTTTCAAGCTCCTTTATTTCTATATCCGCTAAGGCTTGAAAAAAACAATGTGAATGCACAAAAGTGGGTTTTAAAAATAGATGAGGGCGGTTCTCAGATTAATCGTACGTTGTTTTTAGCATTCAAAAAATTAAACAACCTAACTTTTACAGAAGATTTCTTTGAACAAGCAGCCGAAATCTCAACAAATTACAATTACGAAGAATGGGTAACATTTTTAAAGAGTCATGAAATGAATGTTTCATTTACACCTCAGGGGATTATCAAACTGAAGGAATATAAAAAAGAAGAAATTCCAGGTGTTGCAGGATTAACTTTGTTGGAAAATGCTGTTATCGGAAACTTTCCACAAGGTGGATCTTCACTGGTAAAGGATTATGAGGAGCTCATAATTCTTTCAGAAGAAAGTGATTTATCGTTAGCTGGAGAACTCATTGAGCCACAAGATAATGAAATTGAGAGTGATGGAGAGCTACTAGAAACCGGACTGGGTAAACATTCTAATGATCCGGAAATATTAAATCTATTACAAGCGGATGGGTCTCAAGAAGAAATTATAAAAGAAGCACGTTATAAAAAAGGGCTCGTTGTTCATGGACCTCCTGGAACTGGTAAATCTCAAGTCATTGTAAATCTTATTACTGATGCTCTCCAACAACAAAAGAAAGTACTGGTTGTGTGTCAAAAGCGTGCAGCACTTGATGTCGTTTACCAACGTCTGGATGGATTAGGGTTAAGTAATCACGTGGCGCTTGTCCATGATGAAAAGAATGACAGGAAAAAGCTTTATGCAAAAGTTGGCGCTGTTCTCGAGCAAAATCAGGTGTCTTTTGAGAATGCCATCAATCAATTATCATCAACATCTAAAAAGTTATCCTCCCAAGAGGAGTTATTGAACAGTATAGCGAGTGCTTTGTATAGCTATCAAGACTTTGGTTTACGATTATATGATTTATATGGATTGGCTAAACCAGTTGAAGAAAGCACACAAATTATTGACTTGCATGAGGTTTTACCTGCGTTAAATAAAGATGTTTTAGATGATATTTCTGAAAAAGCTTACACATATGCGGAATGGTTTGATCGCTTTGGTGATGAGGATTTTCCATTAAAAGAACGTAAAACCTTTGCTAATTTTACTATGAAAGAAAAGCTCGAGGCCATCGAAGTTCTCAATGATGTGATTGATAAAGCGAAACGAGCGGTTGAATATATTGACTCACTTGACCATGAAAAAATTACACCAGGATATACTTGGCTGATCGAAAGTAAGTTGGATAAAATTTACCCTGACCTAGAAGATGGGACAAAAAGAACTTTACAAGGCCTAAGACTTTGGTGGTGGACTTCTGTCTCTGGGAAGACGATCATAGAAGAATTGCTTGAGGGTGGGAAATTCAAGGGAACAAGTTCATCCGAATGGCTTACTATTAAGAAGTCTTTAGTGATCATGCATCAGTTGGGTAAAGTGACAAAAGAAATGGCGGAAGAAGTTGAAAAGCTAAAGAAATTCCTTAACGATTCTTTTGTAAACGGCCTGAAAAATAGAATTTCAGAAGGGGATATTCCGTTACATGAACTAGATAAGATGGTTGAATACATTCATCGTGATTTTGAAGAACTTCAGCAAATGGATGTATTTTGGAACAACTGTTCTGAGCTTGAGAAGAAGGTCATTCTCCTTCTTCAAAAGAAAACAGTGAATAACGAATTAACTCTATCTGATTACTGGGTTGATTTATTAAAAAACTCTGTCTATGTTCATTGGATTGATCAAACGGAAAAGAGAAATCCACAGGTGCAGAAAATTTCAACCAATGAATTTTCAAGAATTAGAGAATCTTTTGCAGGTTTAATCGAGGAAAAAAGAAAGATTGGAACACAGTTTTTAATTCATAACCTAACCAAAAAAGTGGACAACGCTCAAACCATTTATGCTAGGAATATCAGAGAGTTAAAGCATCAGGTTGGCAAGAAGCGCCAGGTTTGGCCACTAAGAAGACTTGTAAACGAATTTGCCGGGAATGGTTTAGTTGATATCATGCCTGTATGGCTCGCTTCTCCTGAAATTGTATCATCCATTTTTCCGTTACAAGAAGGATTATTTGATCTAGTTATTTTTGATGAAGCGTCCCAGTGTACGGTAGAAAGTGGAATTCCAGCTGTTTACCGAGCCAAACAAGTAATCATTGCAGGTGATGAAAAACAGCTGCCACCATCCAATCTGTTCCAATCCTCTTTTGTTAATGACGAGGATGAAGAGGAAGAGTACGATACAGATGACTCCATAAGCTTGCTAAACTTGGCAAAAAGAAGGTTTTCTGAAAAGCTTCTTCAATGGCACTATCGTTCTAAATATGAAGAGTTAATCAATTATTCCAATCATGCCTTCTATAACGGCCATGTACAAATCGCACCCAATGTGGTTCCATTTAAAAGCCCACCTGCGATTAAGTGGAAAAAGGTTGATGGAAGATGGATTAATCAGTCCAATGAAGTTGAAGCGATTGAGGTCGTAAAAATTCTGAGAGATATTTTAATTAATCAGCCAGGTAAAACAGTGGGGATTATCACTTTTAACTCCAAGCAGCAATCCAAAATCCAGGACCAGATTGATACACTAGTTAGCGAAGATGAAGAATTTAGTTCGGTTTACAATCAGATGTTAACAAGAGATCTTGATGAACGGGTCTTCGTGAAAAATATTGAAAACGTGCAAGGGGATGAAAGGGATATAATTCTCTTCTCGATTGCCTATGCCAAAAATGAGGAAGGCAAGGTTTATAACCGATTTGGGATGCTGAATCAAAAAGGTGGAGAGAACCGCCTAAACGTTGCCGTCACACGGGCAAAAGAAGGAATCACGGTTGTTTCTAGTATTGAACCAGAAGAATTAAATGTTGCTAATACTTCTCAGCTGGGACCGAAATTACTAAGGGCCTATTTAAAATATGTCAGAGCTGTTTCCAATTCACAGGTTGAACAGATAAACGCAGTAGTGCAAGAAGTGAATGAAAATGTAAATACACATGTGCAAGATAAAGAATTGCACTTTGACTCTCCATTTGAAGAACAGGTTTATCATCAGTTGAGAAAACTCGGATATAATGTTACGACACAAGTGGGGATGTCAGGATACAGAATTGACATGGCCATTGTTCATCCTCATGATTCATCCCGATATATATTGGGAATTGAATGTGATGGAGCCATGTATCATAGCTCTGCTAATGCAAAGGAAAGAGATGTCTATCGTCAACGGTTCCTTGAAAGTAGAGGCTGGACAATCGAACGTATCTGGAGTCGAAACTGGTGGAAGAATTCATCGGCTGAGATTGAGAGGATTGACCAGAAGGTGAAGGAATTGTTGAGGAGTGAAGGGGTTAGGGAGAAGGTTGCGAAGTGA
- a CDS encoding XRE family transcriptional regulator, producing the protein MPKSINERIKNRRKELNMSQAELANQVGLKPPAISQYESGARRPSFEALRKLSFALKVSTEYLVSGITKEQTQEPLDHSDRVILRIINSLKEQDKEKLVEYATFLATGRKVKIDTLFETASEYANFYLEEKIDKTLPIDIYGFAKELGIKVFEDHLEEGEGILIQVDHPIIILDRKMTIETRRKFTLAALIGHYVLPWHLKSSYISRKYEIDKDKQKNSSNLLFGHSTLLTEEVEEMEANQFALNILIPPEELITDFIEKNATIESIKELADKKYNVSLFVLLNRLVDFADEKYAVVQSKDSKIIKRFSGKRSLVSFERVDDRSKAASFFTNPSMKEEIREGEVPASSWFSDAKENEMVYEQSVYNPEVGRVLTLLTIVE; encoded by the coding sequence ATGCCCAAATCCATTAATGAACGCATTAAAAATAGAAGAAAAGAATTAAATATGTCTCAAGCTGAACTGGCAAATCAAGTTGGCCTTAAACCCCCGGCAATAAGTCAATATGAATCTGGAGCGCGGAGGCCATCCTTTGAAGCTTTGAGGAAATTATCTTTTGCCTTGAAGGTATCTACTGAATACTTAGTTTCTGGAATTACTAAAGAACAAACTCAAGAACCACTTGACCATTCAGACAGGGTAATCCTTCGAATTATTAATTCATTGAAGGAACAAGATAAGGAAAAATTGGTTGAGTATGCTACTTTTTTAGCAACTGGTAGAAAAGTGAAAATTGATACTCTCTTCGAAACTGCTTCAGAATATGCAAATTTTTATCTTGAAGAAAAAATAGATAAAACCTTACCAATCGATATATACGGCTTTGCAAAAGAATTAGGTATTAAGGTGTTTGAAGATCATTTAGAAGAGGGTGAAGGAATTCTTATTCAAGTAGATCATCCCATCATTATATTGGATCGAAAAATGACAATTGAGACGAGAAGAAAATTCACTTTAGCAGCGTTAATTGGTCATTATGTTCTCCCCTGGCATTTAAAATCAAGCTATATCTCTAGAAAATACGAAATAGATAAGGACAAGCAAAAGAATTCAAGCAATCTGTTATTTGGTCACTCCACCCTTTTAACAGAAGAAGTCGAAGAAATGGAGGCAAATCAATTTGCATTAAACATTTTGATTCCTCCAGAAGAACTAATAACCGATTTTATTGAAAAAAATGCTACGATTGAATCAATAAAAGAACTTGCAGATAAAAAATATAATGTGTCTCTATTCGTATTGTTAAACAGATTAGTCGATTTTGCAGATGAAAAATATGCGGTTGTCCAGTCCAAAGATTCTAAAATAATCAAAAGGTTTTCAGGAAAACGTAGTCTTGTGTCATTTGAAAGAGTTGACGATAGAAGTAAAGCTGCGAGTTTTTTTACTAACCCAAGCATGAAGGAAGAGATTAGAGAAGGTGAAGTGCCAGCTTCTAGCTGGTTCAGTGACGCCAAAGAAAATGAGATGGTTTATGAACAATCGGTATATAATCCAGAGGTAGGAAGAGTACTGACTCTATTGACCATTGTTGAGTGA
- a CDS encoding HNH endonuclease domain-containing protein, which produces MSHKLQVGEMKATYLTDREIWAHFNYIFSSKSKNSTTYKFVLIKSILENLYNVNDKLELHYSTIFSSFAKIYWNLVIHHDLNQINMSNKKAEVQKILLDIQNKYQIPNTLVFDKLSNEIQIEVINKVTRRCKINVMGAIYGDTGCTIYDFDNGKEQLRLNSTFYSFMQRFQRILTYLTNYHLALFLEIFNEKGDTTNLLLKVENVSKRSSLDQFYQVLSSFYNGKCFYCRKTIKKETLHVDHFIPWSYVQADQLWNLVIACSSCNLSKSDKLADKFFLETIIERNNNFIVIPELRVREDMKVYTNKKLKELYHYSVENGFTDVWMPKKIVL; this is translated from the coding sequence ATGAGTCATAAATTACAAGTTGGAGAAATGAAAGCTACATATTTAACAGACAGAGAAATATGGGCTCATTTTAATTACATTTTCTCTTCAAAGTCAAAGAATTCTACTACATATAAGTTTGTTCTGATTAAGTCAATTTTGGAAAACCTTTATAATGTTAATGATAAGTTGGAATTACATTATTCAACAATTTTCTCCAGTTTTGCCAAGATATATTGGAACCTTGTTATCCATCATGACCTCAATCAAATTAATATGTCCAATAAAAAGGCCGAGGTTCAAAAAATACTTCTTGATATACAGAATAAGTATCAAATACCCAATACACTTGTTTTTGATAAGCTTTCTAATGAGATACAAATTGAGGTCATTAACAAAGTGACAAGAAGATGTAAGATTAATGTAATGGGAGCTATATACGGTGACACTGGTTGCACCATTTATGATTTCGATAATGGTAAAGAACAGCTAAGGTTGAACAGTACTTTTTATTCCTTTATGCAGCGGTTTCAACGAATATTAACTTATTTAACGAATTATCATTTGGCGTTATTTTTAGAAATATTTAATGAAAAAGGAGACACTACCAATTTGCTTTTAAAGGTGGAGAATGTCTCAAAACGGTCATCGCTAGATCAGTTTTACCAAGTACTTTCATCATTTTATAACGGAAAATGCTTTTATTGCAGAAAAACAATTAAGAAGGAAACATTACATGTTGATCATTTTATTCCATGGAGTTATGTCCAAGCAGATCAGCTATGGAATTTAGTGATAGCTTGCAGTTCTTGTAATTTATCTAAAAGTGACAAATTGGCTGATAAGTTTTTTCTAGAAACGATCATAGAACGAAATAATAACTTCATTGTAATACCGGAACTTAGAGTAAGAGAAGATATGAAAGTATATACAAACAAAAAATTGAAGGAACTATATCATTATTCAGTTGAAAATGGGTTTACTGATGTCTGGATGCCTAAGAAAATAGTCCTGTAA
- a CDS encoding DUF6241 domain-containing protein, translating to MGITKRAIIILIAVILLGFGYNVFTSLIESKDTKESVDKVEESDVIKTLATSGEEDIGEDYVSESQEVEEFPLDMTEDYVQNAIHSMSHAKVYAPEKRGHLEPTQQRIERLLAVLKQNQDGLSNSDLYISILTRWQMGDFSQAVSDHNKIWELQEGDVGKATRLLTKEEEEEYRAEYY from the coding sequence ATGGGGATAACTAAAAGAGCGATCATTATCCTTATTGCCGTTATATTGTTGGGTTTTGGATACAATGTATTTACTAGTTTAATAGAATCAAAGGACACTAAAGAGTCTGTTGACAAAGTTGAAGAAAGTGATGTCATTAAAACATTGGCAACCAGTGGTGAAGAAGATATTGGTGAGGATTATGTAAGTGAATCGCAAGAAGTCGAGGAATTTCCATTAGATATGACTGAGGATTATGTTCAAAATGCTATCCATTCAATGAGTCATGCTAAAGTATATGCTCCGGAGAAACGAGGGCATTTAGAGCCAACTCAACAGAGAATTGAGAGATTACTAGCGGTACTTAAGCAAAATCAGGATGGACTTTCAAACAGTGACCTCTACATTAGCATCTTAACAAGATGGCAAATGGGTGATTTTAGTCAGGCTGTTTCCGATCATAATAAAATTTGGGAACTTCAGGAAGGTGATGTAGGAAAAGCTACGAGATTGCTTACTAAAGAAGAGGAGGAGGAGTACAGAGCTGAATACTATTAA